Proteins from one Corallococcus exiguus genomic window:
- a CDS encoding pilus assembly protein TadG-related protein, with protein MQPARLLKSGARGQALVLFSLTFLLLTLMVLLTLGFGMRAKERVEIQMAADAAAYSQAVSTARTFNAIAVMNRAQIAHMVAMAGTQSMISYGSQQYAARQLSPCAMPGNDWSALDEAAATQVQVLQGRAGSMFRAELAIYNHLVGTHLANQNLTRLIAKEINPELAAQPEGANKSLAEVSGGASSGSSYDDLMQQEKTGSVPATSGAVMPTGGGQGTATLNATMGSLGWTWVHNRGSGSAGFGSGAAAHNPGFHHYGSASAMDSSTYQTISGRNSWAHDHGRAVTGVCPDGTPYTAGATDAWVMSDERQSNEDQHVYGAKAPPGQGAENNTTVDERHTLGACVVCPGIWPYSVGFNAGLLHGNADENDYGQPKLYAMLHRDYASDARRAKPDPWNLLFTFKFANQETEFDNAAPLGRILPTGREDVQRNQVALAAGLAYYHRPRPAAVGGGWEEPPNFLNPFWRATLVSTEGARDDKPANSLQQAGFSEHAEALRRLDNAGYRGGSSTGGKY; from the coding sequence ATGCAGCCTGCACGGCTTCTGAAGTCCGGCGCGCGCGGTCAGGCGCTGGTGCTGTTCTCGCTGACGTTCCTCCTGCTCACGCTGATGGTGCTGCTCACGCTGGGCTTCGGCATGCGCGCCAAGGAGCGCGTCGAAATCCAGATGGCGGCGGACGCGGCGGCCTACAGCCAGGCGGTGTCCACGGCGCGCACGTTCAACGCCATCGCGGTGATGAACCGCGCCCAGATTGCCCACATGGTGGCCATGGCGGGCACGCAGTCGATGATCAGCTACGGCAGCCAGCAGTACGCCGCGCGGCAGCTGTCCCCGTGCGCCATGCCCGGCAACGACTGGTCCGCCCTGGACGAGGCGGCAGCCACGCAGGTGCAGGTGCTGCAGGGGCGCGCGGGCTCCATGTTCCGCGCGGAGCTGGCCATCTACAACCATCTGGTGGGCACGCACCTGGCGAACCAGAACCTCACCCGGCTCATCGCCAAGGAGATCAACCCGGAGCTGGCCGCCCAGCCCGAGGGCGCCAACAAGTCCCTGGCGGAGGTGTCCGGCGGCGCGTCCTCCGGCTCCAGCTACGACGACCTGATGCAGCAGGAGAAGACGGGCTCGGTGCCGGCGACCTCCGGCGCGGTGATGCCCACGGGCGGAGGCCAGGGCACCGCCACGCTCAACGCCACCATGGGCAGCCTGGGCTGGACGTGGGTGCACAACCGGGGGAGCGGCAGCGCGGGCTTCGGCTCTGGCGCCGCCGCGCACAACCCGGGCTTCCATCACTACGGCAGCGCGTCCGCGATGGACTCCTCCACCTATCAGACCATCTCCGGCCGCAACTCGTGGGCGCACGACCACGGCCGCGCCGTCACCGGCGTCTGCCCGGACGGGACCCCCTACACCGCCGGGGCGACGGACGCGTGGGTGATGTCCGACGAGCGCCAGTCCAACGAGGACCAGCACGTCTACGGCGCGAAGGCGCCGCCCGGCCAGGGCGCGGAGAACAACACCACCGTGGACGAGCGCCACACGCTGGGCGCCTGCGTGGTGTGCCCCGGCATCTGGCCCTACTCCGTGGGCTTCAACGCGGGGCTCCTGCACGGCAACGCCGACGAGAACGACTACGGCCAGCCCAAGCTGTACGCGATGCTCCACCGCGACTACGCCAGCGACGCACGCCGCGCGAAGCCGGACCCGTGGAACCTGCTGTTCACCTTCAAGTTCGCGAACCAGGAGACGGAGTTCGACAACGCGGCGCCGCTCGGGCGCATCCTGCCCACCGGCCGCGAGGACGTGCAGCGCAACCAGGTGGCCCTGGCCGCGGGGCTCGCCTACTACCACCGGCCCCGGCCGGCGGCGGTGGGCGGCGGTTGGGAGGAGCCGCCCAACTTCCTCAACCCCTTCTGGCGCGCCACGCTGGTGAGCACCGAGGGCGCCCGCGACGACAAGCCCGCGAACAGCCTGCAGCAGGCGGGCTTCTCCGAGCACGCGGAAGCGCTGCGCCGCCTGGACAACGCCGGCTACCGGGGCGGCAGCAGCACGGGAGGGAAGTACTGA
- a CDS encoding TadE/TadG family type IV pilus assembly protein encodes MALPHPPRRQRESGQAAVEAALCMPLVVFMVLGSLQLFMLLQGRILAQVAVYRAVRAGSLNHGSCEAMTHAALVTMLPTVEHTRTPAQLANAFDERKRNYLRVRGSRGTLFTEGPMVEIVRESPDPAWVRSLAGDEDLLFDVPTDSNAEMQRRTLEIRMVAWYYMRIPFADWVMSRMFLAQFHLKNYTDANPLNPAQKQSDWWADTDVELGPDDWPGGDLGERMLRWNAQGHYLFPIQVHAAMRMMTPVKASNFNGGAGCSLHGF; translated from the coding sequence ATGGCCCTTCCCCACCCCCCACGTCGGCAGCGCGAATCCGGTCAGGCCGCGGTGGAAGCGGCGCTGTGCATGCCGCTCGTGGTGTTCATGGTGCTGGGCTCGCTGCAGCTCTTCATGCTGTTGCAGGGCCGCATCCTGGCGCAGGTGGCGGTGTACCGCGCGGTGCGCGCGGGCAGCCTCAACCACGGCAGCTGCGAGGCGATGACGCACGCGGCGCTGGTGACGATGCTGCCCACGGTGGAGCACACGCGCACGCCCGCGCAGCTGGCCAACGCCTTTGACGAGCGCAAGCGCAACTACCTGCGCGTGCGCGGCTCGCGGGGGACGCTCTTCACCGAGGGGCCCATGGTGGAGATCGTCCGCGAGTCCCCGGATCCCGCCTGGGTGCGCAGCCTCGCGGGCGACGAGGACCTGCTGTTCGACGTGCCCACGGACTCCAATGCGGAGATGCAGCGGCGCACGCTCGAGATCCGCATGGTGGCCTGGTACTACATGCGCATCCCGTTCGCGGACTGGGTGATGAGCCGCATGTTCCTGGCCCAGTTCCACCTCAAGAACTACACGGACGCGAACCCGCTCAACCCGGCGCAGAAGCAGTCTGACTGGTGGGCGGACACCGACGTGGAGCTGGGGCCGGATGACTGGCCCGGCGGCGACCTGGGTGAGCGGATGCTGCGCTGGAACGCGCAGGGCCACTACCTGTTCCCCATCCAGGTCCACGCGGCCATGCGGATGATGACCCCGGTGAAGGCGTCGAACTTCAATGGAGGTGCCGGATGCAGCCTGCACGGCTTCTGA
- the dnaJ gene encoding molecular chaperone DnaJ translates to MAGAAGQKRDYYEVLGVQKSVTAQDLKSAFRKVALQYHPDRNPGNHEAEEKFKEASEAYEVLSDPDRRTKYDRFGHAGNPFGDAGGGFQGVNINDIFGEIFGDIFGGGGGRGRQRQSRGADLRYNLEISFEEAAFGCRPKVTIPRPKKCETCSGSGSKSGAAPRQCAACGGSGELRYSQGFFAVSRPCGDCGGSGATIPDPCAKCRGSGKTPSEEVIEVAIPGGVDNGTRVRLSGMGEPGDRGAPPGDLYVTVIVREHPLFQREEYEVFCEVPVSFTQAALGAKIDVPTLDGKVKMTIPQGTQSGKVFRLRGKGIPHLHSQQRGDQHVRVIIETPTELSSKQRELLERFAEVSGEETHPQSKTFFDKVKELFG, encoded by the coding sequence ATGGCAGGGGCCGCAGGGCAGAAGCGCGACTACTACGAGGTCCTCGGCGTCCAGAAGAGCGTTACGGCGCAGGACCTGAAAAGCGCGTTCCGGAAGGTCGCGTTGCAGTACCACCCGGACCGCAACCCCGGGAACCACGAGGCCGAGGAGAAGTTCAAGGAAGCCTCGGAGGCCTACGAGGTCCTGAGCGATCCAGACCGGCGCACGAAGTACGACCGTTTCGGACACGCGGGCAATCCCTTCGGGGACGCGGGCGGCGGCTTCCAGGGCGTCAACATCAACGACATCTTCGGAGAGATTTTCGGCGACATCTTCGGGGGTGGTGGCGGGCGTGGCCGGCAGCGCCAGAGCCGGGGCGCGGACCTGCGCTACAACCTGGAGATCAGCTTCGAGGAGGCGGCGTTCGGCTGCCGCCCGAAGGTGACCATCCCGCGTCCGAAGAAGTGCGAGACCTGCTCCGGCTCCGGCAGCAAGAGCGGCGCGGCGCCCCGGCAGTGCGCGGCGTGCGGCGGCAGCGGGGAGCTGCGCTACTCGCAGGGCTTCTTCGCGGTGTCGCGGCCGTGCGGTGACTGCGGCGGTTCGGGCGCCACCATTCCGGATCCGTGCGCCAAGTGCAGGGGCTCCGGGAAGACGCCGTCGGAAGAGGTCATCGAGGTCGCCATCCCGGGCGGCGTGGACAACGGCACGCGCGTGCGTTTGTCCGGCATGGGTGAGCCGGGAGACCGGGGCGCGCCTCCGGGTGACCTGTACGTGACGGTCATCGTGCGCGAGCACCCGCTGTTCCAGCGCGAGGAGTACGAGGTCTTCTGCGAGGTGCCGGTGTCCTTCACGCAGGCGGCGCTGGGCGCGAAGATCGACGTGCCCACGCTGGACGGCAAGGTGAAGATGACCATTCCGCAGGGGACCCAGTCCGGCAAGGTGTTCCGCCTGCGCGGCAAGGGCATCCCGCACCTGCACAGCCAGCAGCGCGGGGATCAGCACGTGCGCGTCATCATCGAAACGCCCACGGAGCTGTCCTCCAAGCAGCGCGAGTTGCTGGAGCGCTTCGCGGAGGTGTCCGGCGAGGAGACCCATCCCCAGTCGAAGACCTTCTTCGACAAGGTGAAGGAACTCTTCGGCTAG
- a CDS encoding helicase-related protein produces MASLVEGLKVRYLPQPEWGVGHLLSLQEQGAKALIAFPSREDAPVLVSTRGGALVPYQLPKGEPIQTPKGRKATVLGEEPGARGLRRYVVRFEDTGEEDELPESEVRALAPRSDLLSTLRDGRVGDAKAFMLRKQALVLDDERRGDALGALLASRVMVKPHQVGVVQRVLSARRPRFVLADEVGLGKTIEAGMVFSALRLVGLARRCLVVAPSHLTVQWLVELFHKFNQLFTLMDSDRYEQSLKEAPDVSPWARFPLVVTSLELLSRTREHREEVAAEDAFWDLVIIDEAHHLKGEKAFAAAKGLAANSWGLLLLTATPMQLDPAEYHGLLTLIDAATAPSVNGFEARLQRQEELSTAVRALMEGKGDGKAAKAAVAALAKRFPEDASLQTLKEKEALLAHLAETYSLSDRLVRNRRAVVGGFSTRRLHRHPVQLTPEELTARDTALATLAKGSLRGAPLANVLRRLESSPAAFMGAVKSNPALKGADLKLTGRDAKLLAFVGVLRGIWNAEPRAKVLVFTESRDTLDSLQSELSREGVEALGYHGDLPLVERDRQVARFRDPEGPRVLLCTEVGGEGRNFQFAHHLVHYDLPWSPSTVEQRIGRLDRIGQAHPVEIHVFDPAGTLASDVLMLLADAVGVFGETVGGLDAVLEEVEDRIADLALLPREARVEYAAELKTRVEAAREQVKRAYDPLLDVRSFDKPAVARLVARAQERMGDEPGDEDSDEEAPPLEDGLWSVARDLDERLEETVTELARRVGIGVDTDEQVEAFQVAFQFGHALNVEGLPGIDVMQDRTLLGTFWRDTAVEAEELEYFATGHPLVEALFGFLKDGPYGRSGFRHIEKRSVKKPARGLELLFHVQLPEPQDTSPGARVPSRQLARFLARTLLPVAVVEGPQGPVADVSVLTALESDGKALKGDEVHQAFPGFGAFVDAALPVAQAAAEAELGRSSKKARAAIEAERDAAAARLRLSLSHQGLPPEEVEAQVDAERNHYERLLQALAGAKVALDAACGFTLNR; encoded by the coding sequence ATGGCGTCTCTCGTCGAAGGTCTGAAGGTCCGCTACCTCCCGCAGCCCGAGTGGGGCGTGGGGCATCTGCTGTCGCTGCAGGAGCAGGGGGCCAAGGCCCTCATCGCCTTCCCGTCCCGCGAGGATGCGCCGGTGCTGGTGTCCACGCGCGGCGGTGCGCTGGTTCCCTACCAGCTGCCCAAGGGCGAGCCCATCCAGACGCCGAAGGGGCGCAAGGCCACCGTCCTGGGCGAGGAGCCGGGCGCGCGCGGACTGCGCCGCTACGTGGTGCGCTTCGAGGACACGGGCGAGGAGGACGAGCTGCCGGAGTCGGAGGTGCGTGCGCTGGCGCCGCGCTCCGACCTCTTGTCCACGCTGCGCGACGGGCGGGTGGGGGACGCGAAGGCGTTCATGCTGCGCAAGCAGGCGCTGGTGCTGGACGACGAGCGCCGGGGTGACGCGCTGGGCGCGCTGCTGGCCAGCCGGGTGATGGTGAAGCCGCACCAGGTGGGCGTGGTGCAGCGCGTGCTGTCCGCGCGCCGGCCGCGCTTCGTGCTGGCGGATGAAGTGGGCCTGGGCAAGACGATTGAAGCGGGCATGGTGTTCAGCGCGCTGCGGCTGGTGGGCCTGGCGCGCCGCTGCCTGGTGGTGGCGCCCAGCCACCTCACCGTGCAGTGGCTGGTGGAGCTGTTCCACAAGTTCAACCAGCTCTTCACGCTGATGGACTCGGACCGCTACGAGCAGTCGCTGAAGGAAGCGCCGGACGTCTCGCCGTGGGCGCGCTTCCCGCTGGTGGTGACAAGCCTGGAGCTGCTCAGCCGCACCCGCGAGCACCGCGAAGAGGTGGCCGCCGAGGACGCCTTCTGGGACCTGGTCATCATCGACGAGGCGCACCACCTCAAGGGCGAGAAGGCCTTCGCCGCCGCGAAGGGGCTGGCCGCGAACTCGTGGGGCCTGTTGCTGCTCACCGCCACGCCCATGCAGTTGGATCCGGCGGAGTACCACGGCCTGCTCACCCTCATCGACGCGGCGACGGCGCCGTCCGTGAACGGCTTCGAGGCGCGGCTCCAGCGCCAGGAGGAGCTGTCCACCGCGGTGCGCGCGCTCATGGAAGGCAAGGGCGACGGCAAGGCCGCGAAGGCCGCCGTGGCCGCGCTGGCGAAGCGCTTCCCGGAGGACGCGAGTCTCCAGACGCTGAAGGAGAAGGAGGCGCTGCTCGCGCACCTGGCGGAGACGTACAGCCTGTCCGACCGGCTGGTGCGCAACCGGCGCGCGGTGGTGGGTGGCTTCTCCACGCGCAGGCTCCACCGGCACCCGGTGCAGCTCACGCCAGAGGAGCTGACGGCGCGTGACACGGCGCTCGCCACGCTGGCGAAGGGCAGCCTGCGCGGCGCTCCGCTGGCCAACGTGCTCCGGCGCCTGGAGTCCAGCCCCGCGGCGTTCATGGGCGCGGTGAAGTCCAACCCGGCGCTGAAGGGCGCGGACCTCAAGCTGACCGGCCGGGACGCGAAGCTCCTCGCGTTCGTGGGCGTGCTGCGCGGCATCTGGAATGCGGAGCCGCGCGCGAAGGTGCTCGTGTTCACGGAGAGCCGCGACACGCTGGACTCGCTCCAGTCGGAGCTGTCGCGCGAGGGCGTGGAGGCGCTGGGCTACCACGGCGATTTGCCGCTCGTGGAGCGCGACCGTCAGGTGGCGCGCTTCCGTGACCCGGAAGGCCCCCGCGTGCTCCTGTGCACGGAGGTGGGCGGCGAGGGCCGCAACTTCCAGTTCGCGCATCACCTGGTCCACTACGACCTGCCGTGGAGCCCCTCCACGGTGGAGCAGCGCATCGGCCGCCTGGACCGCATCGGGCAGGCGCACCCGGTGGAGATCCACGTCTTCGACCCCGCGGGCACGCTCGCGTCGGACGTGCTGATGCTGCTGGCGGACGCCGTGGGCGTCTTCGGTGAGACGGTGGGCGGCCTGGACGCGGTGCTGGAGGAGGTGGAGGACCGCATCGCGGACCTGGCCCTGCTGCCCCGCGAGGCGCGCGTGGAGTACGCCGCGGAGCTGAAGACCCGCGTGGAGGCGGCGCGTGAGCAGGTGAAGCGCGCGTACGACCCGCTGCTGGACGTGCGCAGCTTCGACAAGCCCGCCGTGGCCCGGCTGGTGGCGCGCGCGCAGGAGCGCATGGGGGATGAGCCTGGCGACGAGGACTCCGACGAGGAGGCTCCGCCGCTGGAGGACGGGCTGTGGAGCGTGGCGCGCGACCTGGACGAGCGCCTGGAGGAGACCGTCACGGAGCTGGCGCGCCGCGTGGGCATTGGCGTGGACACCGACGAGCAGGTGGAGGCCTTCCAGGTGGCCTTCCAGTTCGGCCACGCGCTCAACGTGGAAGGCCTGCCCGGCATCGACGTGATGCAGGACCGCACCTTGCTGGGCACCTTCTGGCGCGACACCGCGGTGGAAGCGGAGGAGCTGGAGTACTTCGCCACCGGCCACCCGCTGGTGGAGGCGCTGTTCGGCTTCCTCAAGGACGGCCCCTACGGCCGCAGTGGTTTCCGCCACATCGAGAAGCGCAGCGTGAAGAAGCCCGCGCGCGGCCTGGAGCTGCTCTTCCACGTCCAGCTGCCGGAGCCCCAGGACACCTCGCCCGGTGCCCGCGTGCCCAGCCGGCAGCTGGCCCGCTTCCTGGCCCGCACCCTCCTGCCCGTGGCCGTGGTGGAGGGTCCCCAGGGCCCCGTGGCGGACGTTTCCGTACTCACCGCTTTGGAATCCGACGGCAAGGCCCTGAAGGGGGATGAAGTCCACCAGGCCTTCCCCGGCTTCGGCGCCTTCGTGGACGCCGCGCTGCCCGTGGCCCAGGCCGCCGCCGAGGCGGAGCTTGGCCGGTCCTCGAAGAAGGCCCGGGCGGCCATCGAGGCGGAGCGCGACGCGGCCGCCGCCCGCCTGCGCCTCTCCCTCTCCCACCAGGGCCTGCCCCCAGAGGAGGTGGAGGCCCAGGTTGACGCGGAGCGCAATCACTACGAGCGCCTGCTCCAGGCGCTCGCGGGGGCGAAGGTGGCGCTGGACGCGGCCTGCGGGTTCACCCTCAATCGGTGA
- a CDS encoding ABC transporter ATP-binding protein — protein MAPRPSAHVYRRLLGYLSPYRRLLLAGTLASLTAAAATAAYAWIVGPLLRAVLTGAPVTVAGMTLAPEALLSRLPLLVVAVALVKATAQFLQGGLMQRLGQRVMADLRGFLYGRLLAQPPAFFEQRHSGELVSRFTSDVPLVEFSVTQALSSYVRDGLQICALLATCFLIDAKLFLFTFVVVPVTVVPVSRFARSLKKVATRSQANLGALSAITAEQLQNLPVVQAYGTVPRALESFDAEAEAYLTEMRRSLFIRGAFSPTVELLGIVGVAVAVAWGARAVSMDPTLAGRLLSFMAAALLLYQPVKSLSGTLSQVLTGLAAAERLFSLADSPVPPDVGAEAPPLSRALELSGVRATYSDGREALKGVDLTIPAGARVALVGPSGAGKTTLFSVLLGFLPPSGGEVKWDGVPLSSLKASSVRAQLAWVPQEPVLFSGTVRHNLRLGQPDATDDALWEALRLAHAEDFVRALPGGLDEPVGERGSRLSGGQRQRLALARAFLRRPSLLLLDEPTSALDATSEAAVGAGLQALMKGRTVLVIAHRLSTVRDADLIAVVEGGQVVEAGTHEQLLALRGRYARLLGEGAVAA, from the coding sequence GTGGCCCCCCGTCCCTCCGCGCACGTCTATCGCCGGCTCCTGGGCTACCTGAGCCCGTACCGCCGGTTGCTTCTCGCGGGCACGCTCGCCTCGCTCACCGCCGCGGCCGCTACCGCCGCGTACGCGTGGATCGTCGGGCCCCTGCTGCGCGCCGTCCTCACCGGCGCCCCCGTCACCGTCGCGGGGATGACCCTGGCGCCGGAGGCCCTGCTGTCCCGGCTGCCCCTGCTGGTCGTCGCGGTGGCGCTGGTGAAGGCCACCGCCCAGTTCCTTCAGGGGGGCCTGATGCAGCGGTTGGGCCAGCGGGTGATGGCCGACCTGAGGGGCTTCCTCTACGGCCGCCTGCTCGCCCAGCCTCCGGCTTTCTTCGAGCAGCGCCACTCTGGCGAACTTGTCTCCCGGTTCACCTCGGACGTACCCCTGGTGGAGTTCTCCGTCACCCAGGCGCTGTCATCGTACGTAAGGGATGGGCTCCAGATTTGCGCACTGCTGGCGACCTGCTTCCTCATCGACGCGAAACTCTTTCTCTTCACGTTCGTCGTCGTGCCCGTGACGGTGGTGCCGGTCAGCCGCTTCGCGCGGTCGCTCAAGAAGGTGGCCACCCGCTCGCAGGCCAACTTGGGCGCGCTCAGCGCCATCACCGCCGAGCAGCTGCAGAACCTCCCCGTGGTGCAGGCCTACGGCACGGTGCCCCGCGCGCTGGAGTCCTTCGACGCGGAGGCGGAGGCGTACCTCACGGAGATGCGCCGCTCGCTCTTCATCCGCGGCGCCTTCAGCCCCACGGTGGAGCTGTTGGGCATCGTCGGCGTGGCGGTGGCGGTGGCGTGGGGCGCTCGCGCGGTGTCCATGGACCCGACGCTGGCCGGGCGGCTCCTGTCCTTCATGGCGGCGGCGCTGCTGCTCTACCAGCCGGTGAAGTCACTGAGCGGCACGCTGTCCCAGGTGCTCACCGGGCTGGCGGCGGCGGAGCGCCTGTTCTCGCTCGCGGACTCGCCGGTGCCACCGGACGTGGGCGCGGAGGCCCCTCCCCTGTCGCGCGCCCTGGAGCTGTCCGGCGTGCGCGCCACCTACTCGGACGGACGCGAGGCCCTGAAGGGCGTGGACCTGACGATTCCCGCCGGCGCTCGCGTGGCGCTGGTGGGCCCGTCCGGCGCGGGCAAGACGACGTTGTTCTCCGTGCTGCTGGGCTTCCTGCCGCCGAGCGGCGGTGAAGTGAAGTGGGACGGCGTGCCGCTGTCCTCGCTCAAGGCGTCCAGCGTGCGCGCGCAGCTGGCGTGGGTGCCGCAGGAGCCGGTGCTCTTCTCCGGCACCGTGCGCCACAACCTGCGCCTGGGCCAGCCGGACGCGACGGACGACGCGCTGTGGGAGGCGCTGCGGCTGGCGCACGCGGAGGACTTCGTGCGGGCGCTGCCCGGCGGCCTGGATGAGCCCGTGGGCGAGCGGGGCAGCCGCCTGTCCGGCGGACAACGGCAGCGGCTGGCCCTGGCGCGCGCCTTCCTGCGCCGCCCGTCACTGCTGCTGCTGGATGAGCCCACGAGCGCCCTGGACGCCACCAGCGAGGCGGCGGTGGGCGCGGGACTCCAGGCGCTGATGAAGGGCCGCACGGTGCTGGTCATCGCGCACCGGCTCAGCACCGTGCGCGACGCGGACCTCATCGCCGTGGTGGAGGGCGGACAGGTGGTGGAGGCCGGCACGCACGAGCAGCTGCTCGCGCTGCGGGGCCGCTATGCGCGCCTGTTGGGCGAAGGCGCCGTCGCCGCCTGA